The Faecalibacter sp. LW9 genome has a segment encoding these proteins:
- a CDS encoding 2OG-Fe(II) oxygenase produces the protein MVFYLNDEDLKDEFGGQLALYLPKEDATEETLNVLLVAGRLAIFDSKTIPHEVLPVKQPRYSITGWLKTRSKTGF, from the coding sequence ATGGTTTTCTATTTGAATGATGAAGATTTGAAAGATGAATTTGGTGGACAATTGGCGTTATATCTTCCGAAAGAAGATGCAACCGAAGAAACTTTAAATGTTTTACTCGTTGCTGGCCGATTGGCTATTTTTGATAGTAAAACCATTCCGCACGAAGTATTACCTGTTAAGCAACCCCGTTACAGTATTACCGGTTGGTTAAAAACACGATCTAAAACAGGATTTTAA
- a CDS encoding DUF1569 domain-containing protein, with translation MSISIKETQEIVNQLLQLDVNKQPEWGIMTPQHMVEHLIVSMKMSNGGFIIPCRTPKEMIPKYKEIVLNPAIEMERGIKAGGMDGLLDLRYPSMQTAIEKLASEIEKFHTYFQENPGALVMNPVVDEIGYEDWIIFHNKHFKHHFTQFGLA, from the coding sequence ATGAGTATTTCAATTAAAGAAACCCAAGAAATTGTAAATCAATTACTGCAATTAGATGTAAACAAACAACCAGAATGGGGAATCATGACCCCTCAACACATGGTAGAACACTTAATTGTTTCAATGAAAATGTCGAACGGCGGATTTATTATTCCATGCCGTACACCTAAGGAAATGATTCCGAAATACAAAGAAATCGTTCTAAATCCAGCGATTGAGATGGAACGTGGAATTAAAGCAGGTGGAATGGACGGTTTATTGGATTTAAGATATCCTTCAATGCAAACTGCCATCGAAAAATTAGCTTCCGAAATTGAGAAATTCCATACCTATTTCCAAGAAAATCCGGGCGCATTAGTGATGAATCCTGTCGTAGATGAAATTGGCTACGAAGATTGGATCATCTTCCATAACAAACATTTTAAACACCATTTTACCCAATTTGGTTTAGCATAA
- a CDS encoding DUF3667 domain-containing protein codes for MSHPKLRAAKDCLNCGETVPDRFCSHCGQENIENNAPYHYLIQHFIEDFTHYDGQFWDTFKILICSPGQLTNIYLKGKRMRYVSPVKLYIFISFLAFFIPPLVGSFVHHKESISINFSGTNEEEDFATFLKEELYQVDSKTRHLTFSDRLIYKPLAEKYIEMHDRGFNKEQIADRIIDSFIHNLPRAIFIFLPLFAFILWLFHSKQRWYYYAHGIFTLHFFSMILLVSMFSTLESYFNDSIMKTPVGDVWMFVFDIVDYIAIAYIIIYFWLALKRVYQQSWFIVFTKGTLILTLSTVCFFALLIAMTVFSIKVTH; via the coding sequence ATGAGTCATCCAAAATTAAGAGCAGCAAAGGACTGCTTGAATTGTGGCGAAACTGTTCCGGACCGATTTTGTTCGCATTGTGGTCAAGAAAACATAGAAAATAATGCACCTTATCATTATTTGATCCAACATTTTATTGAGGATTTTACCCATTATGACGGTCAGTTTTGGGATACCTTCAAAATCTTGATTTGCTCTCCGGGACAGCTCACGAACATTTATTTGAAGGGCAAAAGGATGCGATATGTTTCGCCTGTTAAACTCTATATCTTTATTAGTTTTTTAGCATTTTTTATTCCTCCCCTTGTAGGTTCTTTTGTGCATCATAAAGAATCCATCAGCATCAATTTTTCGGGTACGAATGAGGAGGAGGATTTTGCAACATTTTTGAAAGAGGAATTGTACCAAGTAGATTCTAAAACACGTCATCTAACGTTTAGCGATCGATTGATTTATAAGCCATTGGCTGAAAAATACATCGAAATGCATGATAGAGGCTTTAATAAAGAACAAATCGCAGATCGTATAATCGATTCATTTATTCATAATTTACCGCGCGCTATATTTATTTTTCTTCCTTTATTTGCTTTTATCCTGTGGCTATTTCATTCGAAACAGCGATGGTATTATTATGCACATGGGATATTTACATTGCATTTTTTTTCCATGATTTTATTGGTTAGTATGTTTTCAACCCTCGAGAGTTATTTTAATGATTCCATTATGAAAACTCCTGTAGGAGATGTATGGATGTTTGTCTTTGATATTGTCGATTATATCGCCATCGCTTATATCATTATTTACTTCTGGTTGGCTTTGAAACGTGTTTATCAACAAAGTTGGTTTATCGTATTTACAAAAGGAACATTGATTTTAACCTTATCGACCGTTTGTTTTTTCGCATTATTAATTGCAATGACTGTGTTTTCAATCAAAGTAACTCATTAA
- a CDS encoding aldo/keto reductase has translation MKNFKLNNGIEIPAIGFGTWQIEEGENAYNAVKTAIEKGYTHIDTAAVYGNEVSVGKAIKDSGVAREDLFVTTKLWNDMRGEENAKKAFEESITKLGLEYVDLYLLHWPANATQFPENWKEINAASWKALEELQAEGKIKAIGVSNFMVKHLEALLETAKVIPAVNQIEFHPGYTQEEVVELCKANNILVQAWSPLGSGRILQNETVKAIAANHEVSVGQVCIQFAIQQGVLPLPKSENPINIENNLNTNFELSSEEIEQLTTLKENGFSGLVPDEVAF, from the coding sequence ATGAAAAATTTTAAATTAAATAACGGAATTGAAATTCCAGCCATTGGATTTGGGACTTGGCAAATTGAAGAAGGAGAAAATGCTTACAATGCTGTAAAAACTGCAATCGAAAAAGGATATACTCACATTGATACAGCAGCTGTCTATGGAAATGAAGTGAGCGTTGGTAAAGCCATTAAAGATTCGGGTGTGGCACGTGAAGATCTATTTGTGACAACGAAGTTATGGAACGATATGCGTGGTGAAGAAAATGCAAAAAAAGCATTTGAAGAATCCATCACAAAATTAGGATTGGAATATGTTGATTTATACCTTTTACATTGGCCTGCGAATGCAACACAATTCCCTGAAAATTGGAAAGAAATCAATGCTGCCTCTTGGAAAGCTTTAGAAGAATTACAAGCGGAAGGAAAAATCAAAGCCATTGGAGTAAGTAACTTTATGGTAAAACATTTAGAAGCCTTATTAGAAACGGCTAAGGTAATTCCTGCGGTCAACCAAATTGAATTCCACCCAGGATATACACAAGAAGAGGTGGTTGAATTATGTAAAGCCAACAATATCTTAGTGCAAGCATGGTCTCCACTTGGTTCTGGTCGTATCTTACAGAATGAAACCGTAAAAGCGATTGCAGCAAATCATGAAGTTTCTGTAGGTCAAGTGTGTATCCAATTTGCCATACAGCAAGGGGTTTTACCTTTACCAAAATCGGAGAATCCAATAAATATTGAAAATAATTTAAACACTAATTTTGAATTAAGTTCAGAAGAAATTGAGCAATTAACGACATTAAAAGAAAATGGATTTTCTGGGCTTGTTCCAGATGAAGTGGCATTTTAA
- a CDS encoding T9SS type A sorting domain-containing protein, with product MTFYDGSGGGTYPRYGGSNWSTNLVSALPTTALISDVQGINSTTAYIVTTPTGSNGAANGLWKTENSGQAWTKVQGVFGNQSFGNIVYMWPNGTGIAIGDPVNNRYKMYKTTDGGTTWSTLTTAPTPLTSSEYGYVGGKVVFENHIWLTPNTGRILQSSDYGVTWNSYSAPIDDFAGEDSCGSMSFSSPTYGLLVDNFSFLWYTEVSGRNWDIKDAVNYFDGDVKHVPGTANTFVTTGISQTSSLGFGTAYSHDGGNTWTQLDSDEQRGTIGVKDCSTMYVGQFTSSEQGAGGILKLANPIPGCENLGLNPVATNKVELKAVVSNQTLNVVSNKEIKEVLVVDMTGKSVTKSDKVSVNVAQLTPGTYVARVAYTDGAFDTVKFVVK from the coding sequence GTGACATTTTATGATGGATCAGGTGGTGGAACTTATCCACGTTATGGTGGTTCAAACTGGTCAACAAATTTAGTTTCTGCATTACCTACAACAGCATTAATTTCTGATGTGCAAGGAATTAATAGCACAACTGCTTATATTGTAACTACACCAACAGGATCTAATGGAGCAGCAAACGGTTTATGGAAAACTGAAAATAGTGGACAAGCATGGACAAAAGTTCAAGGAGTGTTCGGAAATCAATCCTTTGGAAATATTGTATACATGTGGCCTAATGGAACTGGAATAGCCATTGGTGATCCAGTAAATAACCGTTATAAAATGTATAAAACGACAGATGGAGGTACAACTTGGAGCACTTTAACAACTGCACCAACTCCATTAACATCAAGTGAATATGGATATGTTGGAGGTAAAGTTGTATTTGAGAATCATATTTGGTTAACTCCAAATACGGGTCGTATCTTACAATCATCTGACTATGGTGTAACTTGGAATTCTTATTCTGCTCCAATTGATGATTTCGCAGGAGAAGATTCATGTGGTTCAATGAGTTTCTCAAGTCCAACATATGGTTTATTGGTGGATAATTTCTCTTTCTTATGGTATACAGAAGTTTCTGGTAGAAACTGGGATATTAAAGATGCAGTAAACTATTTTGATGGAGATGTAAAACATGTTCCTGGAACTGCAAATACATTTGTAACTACAGGAATATCTCAAACATCTAGTTTAGGTTTTGGTACAGCATATAGCCATGATGGTGGTAATACTTGGACGCAATTAGATTCAGATGAACAACGTGGTACAATCGGTGTAAAAGATTGTTCTACAATGTACGTTGGACAATTTACAAGTAGTGAACAAGGTGCTGGTGGAATTTTAAAACTAGCGAATCCAATCCCTGGGTGTGAAAACTTAGGTTTAAATCCAGTAGCAACAAATAAAGTGGAATTAAAAGCTGTTGTTTCGAATCAAACATTAAATGTTGTTTCTAACAAAGAAATTAAAGAAGTTTTAGTTGTTGATATGACAGGTAAATCAGTAACAAAATCAGATAAAGTTTCTGTAAATGTTGCTCAATTAACTCCAGGTACTTATGTGGCACGTGTTGCTTATACAGATGGTGCTTTTGATACAGTTAAATTTGTTGTAAAATAA